A genomic segment from Tuwongella immobilis encodes:
- the trmB gene encoding tRNA (guanine(46)-N(7))-methyltransferase TrmB yields MNQPRRVEREFGVPFPGEILEPAKWTQTALKSFPEDGPIDFSAIFGRNAPIVLDLGCGNGRFSIASALARPDFDHLGIDALPVVIRYARRRGNQRGLSNLRFAVGGAFDLVERHLAPASIREIHVYHPQPYYDPAKVHLRLITPRFLALAHLALEPGGLFVVQTDNPGYWKYIQQIVPTFFDFYERIGRWPDAQRGRTRREIVALRKGLPVFRGSGTARIDLARDEAERLAEALPPPRFDADRRLRDLDKLA; encoded by the coding sequence ATGAACCAACCGCGACGTGTCGAACGGGAATTTGGCGTGCCGTTTCCGGGCGAGATTCTCGAACCCGCGAAATGGACGCAGACCGCGCTCAAATCCTTTCCCGAGGATGGGCCGATTGATTTCTCCGCGATCTTCGGTCGCAACGCCCCAATTGTCTTGGACTTAGGTTGCGGTAACGGGCGATTCAGCATCGCGTCGGCACTCGCACGCCCCGATTTCGACCACCTCGGAATCGATGCCTTGCCGGTGGTGATCCGCTACGCGCGTCGCCGGGGCAATCAGCGGGGATTGTCCAATCTTCGTTTCGCAGTTGGCGGCGCATTCGATCTGGTGGAACGCCACTTGGCACCCGCCAGCATCCGCGAAATTCACGTCTATCATCCGCAACCGTATTACGATCCAGCAAAAGTACATTTGCGACTGATTACGCCGCGATTTCTGGCGCTGGCCCATCTCGCCTTGGAGCCGGGCGGGTTGTTTGTGGTGCAGACCGATAATCCGGGGTATTGGAAGTATATTCAGCAGATTGTGCCGACGTTTTTCGACTTCTACGAACGCATTGGCCGCTGGCCGGATGCGCAGCGCGGGCGAACGCGGCGGGAGATTGTCGCCCTGCGCAAGGGGTTGCCGGTGTTTCGCGGCAGTGGCACGGCCCGAATCGACCTGGCGCGCGATGAGGCCGAGCGATTGGCCGAGGCGTTGCCGCCGCCGCGATTCGATGCCGATCGCCGACTCCGCGATCTGGACAAACTCGCCTGA
- a CDS encoding serine/threonine-protein kinase, with amino-acid sequence MVWNGVLERGANPIPGYELLRVCGRGAFAEVWQAQSPFGQEVALKVVQVTDAAEAVREVRAIRTISKMPHRRLIRIDQVWAVPGYVIVAMELAQGSLMDVLDAYREECRSPVPITHLLPFMRHSAEAIDFLNLRQHQTDRLRVSFQHCDIKPSNLLLVDGRVKLADFGLTTPMSASFGNRPRCGTPAYAAPEVFQGQLSDRTDQYALAITYFHLRTGRLPFPVPASDLRPSSFVKPDVSALNNQERFIVERALRTAPSDRWMNCTTFVQALEAAITNETLVDRGGSITDSFLGGLSDTVLD; translated from the coding sequence ATGGTGTGGAACGGTGTACTCGAACGCGGAGCCAATCCGATTCCCGGATACGAATTACTCCGGGTCTGCGGTCGCGGTGCGTTCGCCGAGGTGTGGCAAGCGCAATCTCCATTCGGGCAAGAGGTTGCGCTCAAAGTCGTGCAGGTGACGGACGCCGCCGAAGCGGTGCGCGAAGTCCGTGCCATTCGAACGATCTCGAAGATGCCGCATCGTCGGCTGATTCGCATCGACCAAGTCTGGGCCGTGCCGGGCTATGTCATTGTTGCCATGGAACTGGCGCAAGGCAGTTTGATGGACGTTCTCGATGCCTATCGGGAAGAATGTCGCTCGCCTGTGCCGATTACGCATCTTCTGCCGTTTATGCGACATTCAGCGGAAGCCATCGATTTTCTGAATTTGCGGCAGCATCAAACCGATCGCTTGCGCGTATCGTTCCAACATTGCGACATTAAGCCGAGTAATCTGCTCCTCGTCGATGGTCGGGTCAAGCTGGCAGATTTCGGGCTGACCACTCCCATGTCGGCCAGTTTCGGCAATCGCCCCCGCTGCGGAACGCCCGCCTATGCCGCCCCGGAAGTCTTTCAGGGACAGCTCAGCGATCGCACCGATCAATACGCTTTGGCGATTACCTATTTCCATTTGCGCACCGGGCGACTACCATTTCCCGTACCGGCCAGCGATCTGCGACCCAGTTCGTTCGTGAAGCCGGACGTTTCCGCGCTCAACAATCAAGAACGCTTCATTGTGGAACGAGCGTTGCGGACGGCCCCGAGCGATCGCTGGATGAATTGCACGACTTTTGTGCAGGCATTAGAGGCCGCGATCACCAACGAAACGCTCGTCGATCGCGGTGGCTCCATCACCGATAGCTTCCTGGGCGGCCTCAGCGACACGGTCCTCGATTGA
- a CDS encoding ribonuclease D — MDALPEKMVTTSSQLLDCCEAIAASDRVGFDTEFVGEDTFHPALCLIQISTARALFVIDPFSVGPLDGFWRLLHDPARLVIVHAGREEIRLCTRLSGRPPKSLFDVQIAAGLLGLGFPLSHGGLLLQTLGVSLSKGETLTNWRQRPLTRSQLRYAFDDVRYLLPLHDYLSERLTQRDRLDWAAEEFLELIAHSLGDAPEYQRWRKLRGVNGFDRRQLALARSLYYWREDAAERLNRPARSVVRDELLVEVVRRNPKRERDLLALRGLPRDEFENILDALQSARELPESQCPDLVEREVDPPQLALVTTLLGAVLSDWCARNELTPSQTATNSDLRALVRAHFTGDPLTSDSALARGWRSMFVRPELEAFLRGHRSVRVGDLRSGAPLRIESFPTPPESSL, encoded by the coding sequence ATGGATGCGTTACCGGAAAAGATGGTCACCACGTCAAGTCAATTGCTCGATTGTTGCGAGGCAATTGCGGCGTCGGACCGAGTTGGATTTGACACCGAGTTCGTGGGGGAAGATACGTTCCACCCGGCGTTGTGCTTGATTCAAATTTCGACGGCTCGCGCGTTATTTGTCATCGACCCGTTCAGTGTCGGGCCGCTGGATGGATTCTGGCGACTGCTGCACGATCCGGCGCGGCTGGTGATTGTCCATGCCGGGCGCGAGGAGATTCGCCTCTGCACGCGCCTCAGCGGCCGACCGCCGAAATCCCTCTTCGATGTCCAGATTGCCGCTGGATTATTGGGGCTGGGCTTCCCGCTCAGTCACGGGGGACTATTGCTGCAAACGCTGGGGGTCTCCTTATCCAAAGGTGAGACACTCACCAACTGGCGACAACGCCCGCTCACACGATCGCAATTGCGTTATGCGTTTGACGATGTCCGCTATCTGCTGCCGCTGCACGACTACCTCTCCGAGCGATTGACGCAGCGCGACCGCCTGGACTGGGCCGCCGAAGAATTCCTGGAATTGATCGCCCATTCGTTGGGGGATGCCCCGGAATATCAACGCTGGCGGAAACTCCGCGGAGTCAACGGCTTCGATCGCCGACAACTCGCACTTGCACGATCGCTCTATTATTGGCGAGAAGATGCTGCCGAGCGACTCAACCGCCCGGCTCGATCGGTTGTTCGAGACGAATTACTGGTCGAAGTCGTCCGCCGCAACCCCAAGCGAGAACGGGATTTGCTGGCGCTGCGTGGATTGCCTCGGGATGAATTTGAGAACATTCTGGACGCCTTGCAATCGGCCCGCGAGTTGCCCGAATCGCAATGCCCGGACTTAGTCGAACGCGAAGTCGATCCGCCGCAATTGGCGCTGGTGACGACCTTGTTGGGGGCCGTGCTGAGCGACTGGTGCGCTCGCAACGAATTGACCCCCTCGCAAACCGCAACCAACAGCGATCTGCGGGCGTTGGTGCGGGCCCATTTTACGGGCGACCCGCTGACTAGCGATTCCGCGTTGGCTCGCGGGTGGCGGAGCATGTTTGTCCGTCCGGAATTGGAAGCCTTTTTGCGGGGCCATCGCAGTGTCCGCGTGGGGGATTTACGCTCTGGAGCGCCGCTTCGGATTGAATCCTTCCCGACACCGCCGGAATCTTCGCTATAA
- a CDS encoding BRcat domain-containing protein, whose amino-acid sequence MTNRFHCPNPTCSYVFDPSQFPPGITMLGCPVCGIRFPYQPVAMQGPAPVPPPPAPMPIAPPAPTGYPGYPAPTSASGAANPFAATSEMPGQTPGYPPPGYPQQPVPQPGYPQPGYPQQGYPQPGSPQPGYPQPAPTEAYQAPPAAQPGYAPPGYDPYAAPATTPGAYDPYAAQPGYAPPGYDPYASQPTAPGGFDPNAPQGYGYAPPNEFGSPTAPTGNPTAGGERVINVGDVPKSGSGGLVIGLFLMMITIGVSTIYIMTKKNPFSTRNIENSTDFSSDIYNFTFQVPSAPWSSDAPDARTGLRINIFAYVNNDTGAGFAMAAQDFKERNPRDREIELGLRDRLNNYFKNAASELIPNAKWIGQPALAYQFLAELNGEQVSGECYAIRNLGVGYWWFQWAPNNAYTQGLKQEFESYRNRVTFQKWRESWKEQSNIVLFTSDNGKYQVEDADGFWQPLRKGTALPEGAVLGIEAQYKEVTGDRKPRADLNIYVLKETGDPKEVGRKFIQKMLEEDAALSEAKVTFEPVNGELPADAGKPPLEVVRFTTRNSLDADRAELYVIAGISDGSSTVVAVGRCKQSLKRLWEPWLVKIVGSLKKT is encoded by the coding sequence ATGACCAATCGCTTTCATTGCCCGAATCCGACTTGTTCGTATGTGTTTGATCCCAGCCAGTTCCCGCCGGGCATCACCATGCTCGGCTGCCCCGTCTGCGGCATTCGCTTCCCCTATCAACCCGTGGCGATGCAAGGTCCGGCCCCAGTTCCGCCGCCGCCGGCCCCGATGCCGATTGCCCCGCCCGCGCCCACAGGCTATCCCGGCTACCCGGCCCCGACTTCGGCAAGTGGCGCGGCCAATCCGTTTGCCGCCACCAGCGAAATGCCCGGCCAAACTCCCGGCTATCCGCCGCCCGGCTACCCGCAGCAACCGGTTCCGCAGCCAGGATATCCGCAACCCGGCTACCCGCAGCAAGGATATCCGCAGCCGGGCTCCCCGCAACCGGGGTATCCACAACCAGCGCCGACCGAGGCCTATCAAGCGCCACCGGCCGCGCAACCGGGGTACGCTCCGCCGGGTTATGATCCCTATGCCGCACCTGCCACAACTCCCGGTGCCTACGATCCTTACGCCGCACAACCGGGATATGCTCCGCCGGGATATGATCCCTATGCGTCGCAACCGACCGCGCCGGGTGGATTCGACCCGAATGCCCCGCAGGGCTATGGCTACGCGCCGCCAAATGAATTCGGCAGCCCCACCGCCCCGACCGGCAACCCCACCGCAGGCGGCGAGCGGGTCATCAACGTCGGCGATGTCCCCAAGTCCGGCTCGGGCGGGTTGGTCATCGGCCTCTTCCTGATGATGATTACGATTGGCGTCAGCACCATCTACATCATGACCAAGAAGAATCCGTTCAGCACCCGAAACATCGAAAACTCGACGGACTTCTCCAGCGATATCTATAATTTCACCTTCCAAGTGCCGAGTGCCCCCTGGTCTTCCGATGCCCCGGATGCGCGGACGGGATTGCGGATCAACATTTTTGCATATGTGAATAACGATACGGGTGCCGGCTTTGCGATGGCCGCACAGGATTTCAAAGAACGAAATCCCCGCGATCGGGAAATCGAACTCGGCTTACGCGATCGGTTGAACAACTATTTCAAAAATGCGGCCTCGGAATTGATCCCGAACGCCAAGTGGATTGGTCAACCGGCACTGGCATACCAATTCCTCGCGGAACTCAACGGCGAACAAGTCAGCGGCGAATGCTACGCCATCCGCAATCTGGGGGTCGGCTACTGGTGGTTCCAGTGGGCACCGAATAACGCCTACACTCAGGGATTGAAACAGGAGTTTGAATCCTATCGCAATCGGGTGACCTTCCAGAAGTGGCGAGAATCCTGGAAAGAACAATCGAACATCGTTCTGTTCACGTCGGATAACGGAAAGTATCAGGTCGAGGATGCGGATGGATTCTGGCAGCCCTTGCGGAAAGGCACCGCGTTGCCGGAAGGTGCCGTGCTGGGGATCGAGGCCCAGTATAAAGAGGTGACCGGCGATCGCAAACCACGTGCGGATCTCAACATCTATGTGCTGAAGGAAACGGGCGATCCGAAGGAAGTGGGCCGCAAGTTCATCCAAAAAATGCTGGAAGAAGACGCCGCACTCTCGGAAGCCAAAGTGACCTTCGAGCCAGTCAACGGCGAACTCCCCGCCGATGCGGGCAAACCGCCGCTCGAAGTCGTTCGGTTCACCACGCGAAATTCGCTCGACGCCGACCGTGCGGAACTCTACGTCATTGCCGGAATTTCCGACGGCAGTTCGACCGTGGTGGCCGTCGGTCGCTGCAAGCAATCGCTCAAGCGATTGTGGGAACCATGGCTGGTGAAGATCGTCGGGTCGTTGAAGAAGACGTAA
- a CDS encoding PEGA domain-containing protein: protein MRHRGSLGLVLVACLLTGCVERRFLVATDQPGAQVYVNGKSYGAAPVDVPFEYYGKYDITIVKDGFETIREQRRISPPWYAYPPFDFMVENMYPFTVRDRRVIDDFRMQPLPQPNVQELLLQGDALRARGRQLPDPGVPPLRDRPVQAAVPPAGNLPPDQRLVPPIVVQPENPALQGVPTRPPGTPVPSPATDPRLPGGPQLLPPQVVPQPDTPAPGSPLPPATNPPLNGVPG from the coding sequence ATGCGACATCGAGGCTCGCTAGGACTGGTGCTGGTGGCGTGCTTGCTCACCGGCTGCGTCGAACGACGCTTCCTGGTCGCAACCGATCAGCCCGGTGCCCAGGTCTACGTCAATGGAAAATCGTATGGCGCGGCCCCGGTCGATGTGCCATTCGAATACTATGGCAAGTACGATATTACGATCGTGAAAGACGGCTTTGAGACGATCCGCGAACAACGGCGCATCTCGCCGCCGTGGTATGCCTATCCGCCGTTCGATTTCATGGTGGAAAATATGTATCCGTTCACGGTGCGCGATCGTCGGGTGATCGACGATTTCCGCATGCAACCGTTGCCGCAGCCGAACGTGCAGGAGCTGCTGTTGCAGGGCGATGCCTTGCGGGCACGGGGACGTCAACTGCCCGATCCGGGAGTGCCGCCGTTGCGCGATCGTCCGGTGCAGGCGGCCGTTCCGCCCGCTGGCAACTTGCCGCCCGATCAGCGACTGGTGCCGCCGATTGTCGTTCAGCCGGAAAATCCGGCGCTGCAAGGGGTTCCGACTCGACCGCCTGGCACACCCGTCCCCAGTCCGGCGACCGATCCGCGGCTTCCAGGTGGGCCGCAACTGCTGCCGCCGCAAGTGGTTCCGCAACCGGATACCCCCGCGCCCGGTAGTCCGCTTCCGCCCGCGACCAATCCACCGCTCAACGGCGTGCCCGGCTGA
- a CDS encoding VWA domain-containing protein — protein MKLLRRLRAVAAGLTVVAAAASTQVWGDTDSGRSSRREIAPPTLLTRPDLSKDLSAGRFSTRPLLTYTTPEGETVFALQVRPGLSAVSARPRDIAVVIDTTASQAGKPMQMAREILEKLASQLSPVDRLSVWIANTPRTTRNLTGGFIEPTAAAIQAAVKNLKDSEYASGATDLKDAITKVSASFDQRVSRQQILFYLGDGDSAYYPLNQKERLGLVSNLTANSVSFYAVPLGPKIHAENLNSLVTGTGGSVVRVPASEKGAQRVSTLLSNFVQAAAVPVMVPTKITFADGTVSDLYPSKLPPMRADAPTLVVGKLAQATKALDATIEGTVLGKPVTVKVSEAVPASQAEHFFLLNIIDQWKESGHPEAPAMLRSDRTLALSYEQCRLARDEMLAQAHFAVTAKRFDAAETLYLAAAKFDPADLEAKTGVEVTKKLKTGAMTTDELLKSPKDLGDRIKIGRNSPEEQVAAVKVRLQELAQDGGAGAGGAAPGTAPVVPQPGTPQAAQDLLQLEQARRNVVEQQQKLIVEESLRRARELLLSDPDGSATLLKQNLSSVRDNPEIGDRLRSRLVAQLETLLRDVQTRGAFIKQQQIEERERISRARERIASEDKRVAFEERQRERIRSFANLMNQARYEEAYREALLMEQEAVDDAVPIPVETTASYIIGENATNLRELKELKRIREERYLMTMLQVEKSHVPYPDEPPVHYPPATIWRELSNARLKNYAITGFGRRESATTRDLRSKLDATFENDKEFTGSELSAVLEFISTRYNVTILIDTAAFKAEDMTREIEKAPVNLPKLSGVTLAAALRLVLSDIGADYQVRRDYIDIVPASKAYNDKVLAVFRVDDLVFQIPSAVNQQALQQNLQLQGQSFAQSVFGATGAVLGGFGGGIGGFNFGGGGGIVAPLGIGGGLQGGGAGLGGGGAGFGQQPFAGQGGAQNLGFGGGAAGFGGGQIGQFGNLGGQFGIQGNNQSQLLLDLIPQVIDRGYWDTAGVVGVPQNNDPLAGDVGGEEARGAFEQLNSLGFFPPVNALVIRGFSRRYAAPERPVRNVGGGAVMGANIPKGLEKPGALVFNPNQAPKLNGGADPKKPDVQAVVRENAKKPKDQVDPKQVWQDFIAQGVNDPQVVIGGADFLVRVGEFTHAVELLKASLRGGVTAQPWAHEALAVALQASQGASEDIERARVSGLDIDPTNANAYLSASKAMMDLKLGDAAIRFCQQAAKLQPESSEAYANALVLAGGLENPNTDVTVWAARNLLRRDWANESTDLHAQAQASLLKLEQKLAKSNQPAEAAKVRQVVTEQHQRDLVIQLLWQGDADLDLEVQEPIGSKCNPMLKQSPNGGLLTGDVLEQKSTSRSETYVASEAFSGSYAIQVNRVLGRPLGNKAMIRVTMHQGQPNQSQEVFSVNLDQSETVNIRLEAGRRTQLAQVPVVTEEDTSDTTTMDRTRKAVNRLRAMADPVMSKSPVAMTGGAMPSGMKKPLATFGEGQATMMPGFQMQTRVAPVIEGGMDFQAESKTVLTSNGSTVQTKVKPVFQTLSQQQLRVKLDLIPSGDE, from the coding sequence ATGAAATTGTTGCGAAGGCTTCGAGCTGTGGCGGCTGGGCTAACCGTCGTCGCAGCCGCAGCGTCCACCCAGGTTTGGGGGGATACCGATTCTGGACGCTCCTCGCGTCGAGAAATCGCGCCTCCCACGCTGCTGACTCGCCCGGATCTTTCCAAAGATCTGTCGGCGGGTCGATTCTCCACCCGTCCGCTGTTGACGTATACCACCCCGGAAGGGGAAACCGTCTTTGCCTTGCAGGTGCGTCCGGGGTTAAGCGCGGTTTCGGCTCGGCCTCGGGATATTGCCGTGGTCATTGACACCACCGCAAGTCAGGCCGGCAAACCGATGCAAATGGCCCGCGAAATCCTGGAAAAGCTGGCCTCGCAGCTCTCCCCGGTCGATCGCCTCTCGGTTTGGATCGCCAACACGCCGCGAACCACCCGAAACCTGACGGGCGGGTTCATTGAGCCGACAGCAGCGGCCATTCAAGCTGCGGTCAAGAATCTCAAAGATTCCGAATATGCGTCCGGCGCAACCGATCTGAAAGACGCCATCACCAAGGTGAGCGCTAGCTTCGATCAACGCGTCAGCCGCCAGCAAATTCTGTTCTATCTGGGCGACGGCGATAGTGCGTACTATCCGCTCAACCAGAAGGAACGGCTTGGGCTGGTCTCCAATTTGACGGCCAACTCGGTGAGTTTCTATGCGGTTCCGCTGGGGCCGAAGATTCATGCCGAAAACCTGAACTCGCTCGTCACCGGCACCGGTGGCAGTGTGGTTCGCGTTCCGGCCAGCGAAAAGGGTGCCCAACGCGTCTCAACGCTGCTGAGCAACTTTGTGCAAGCGGCGGCGGTTCCGGTGATGGTGCCGACGAAGATTACCTTCGCCGATGGCACGGTCTCGGATCTGTATCCGTCGAAGCTGCCGCCGATGCGGGCCGATGCCCCGACGTTGGTGGTGGGCAAACTCGCCCAGGCCACCAAAGCCTTGGATGCCACCATCGAAGGCACCGTGCTGGGCAAGCCGGTGACGGTGAAGGTTTCCGAAGCGGTGCCCGCCTCGCAAGCGGAACATTTCTTCCTGCTGAACATCATCGATCAATGGAAAGAATCGGGCCACCCGGAAGCCCCGGCGATGTTGCGTTCGGATCGGACGCTCGCGCTGAGCTACGAACAATGCCGATTGGCCCGCGATGAAATGCTGGCGCAAGCCCATTTCGCCGTGACCGCGAAGCGATTCGATGCGGCGGAAACGCTGTATCTGGCCGCGGCCAAGTTCGATCCCGCCGATCTGGAAGCCAAGACCGGTGTGGAAGTGACCAAGAAGCTCAAAACCGGTGCGATGACCACCGATGAGCTGCTGAAGTCGCCGAAAGACTTGGGCGATCGCATCAAGATCGGTCGCAATTCGCCGGAAGAACAAGTCGCCGCCGTGAAGGTGCGCCTGCAAGAACTGGCTCAAGACGGTGGCGCGGGTGCGGGTGGGGCCGCTCCGGGAACCGCTCCGGTGGTTCCGCAGCCTGGAACGCCGCAAGCCGCGCAAGATCTGCTGCAACTGGAACAAGCCCGTCGCAATGTCGTTGAACAGCAACAAAAGCTGATCGTCGAAGAATCGCTGCGTCGTGCTCGGGAACTGCTTCTGTCCGATCCCGATGGCTCGGCCACGCTGCTGAAGCAAAATCTGTCGTCGGTTCGGGACAACCCGGAAATTGGCGATCGTCTGCGAAGCCGCTTGGTTGCTCAACTGGAAACGCTGCTGCGGGATGTGCAGACCCGAGGCGCGTTCATCAAGCAACAACAGATCGAAGAACGGGAACGGATCAGCCGCGCTCGGGAGCGGATCGCCAGCGAAGACAAGCGCGTTGCCTTTGAAGAACGGCAACGGGAACGCATTCGCTCGTTCGCCAACCTGATGAACCAGGCTCGCTACGAAGAAGCCTACCGCGAAGCACTGCTGATGGAACAAGAAGCGGTGGATGATGCGGTTCCCATTCCGGTGGAAACCACGGCCAGCTACATCATTGGCGAAAACGCGACCAACCTGCGTGAGCTGAAGGAACTGAAGCGGATTCGTGAAGAACGCTACCTGATGACGATGCTGCAAGTGGAAAAATCGCACGTTCCGTACCCTGATGAGCCGCCGGTGCACTACCCGCCTGCGACCATCTGGCGAGAACTGTCGAATGCCCGCTTGAAGAATTATGCCATCACCGGGTTCGGTCGCCGCGAATCGGCCACCACCCGCGATCTCCGCAGCAAGTTGGACGCGACCTTCGAGAACGACAAAGAATTTACCGGCTCGGAATTGTCGGCGGTGCTGGAATTCATCTCCACCCGCTACAACGTGACGATCCTGATTGACACCGCGGCGTTCAAAGCCGAAGACATGACCCGCGAAATCGAAAAGGCTCCGGTAAATCTGCCGAAGCTGTCGGGTGTGACCCTGGCTGCCGCTCTGCGATTGGTGCTGTCCGATATCGGGGCCGATTACCAAGTCCGCCGCGATTACATCGACATCGTTCCGGCTAGCAAGGCCTACAACGATAAGGTGCTGGCCGTGTTCCGCGTCGATGACCTGGTGTTCCAGATTCCGTCGGCGGTGAACCAACAAGCCCTGCAACAGAACCTCCAGCTGCAAGGCCAAAGCTTCGCTCAGTCCGTGTTCGGTGCAACCGGTGCGGTGTTGGGTGGCTTCGGTGGTGGCATCGGTGGCTTCAACTTCGGTGGTGGTGGCGGGATCGTCGCTCCGCTGGGCATCGGTGGTGGTCTGCAAGGGGGTGGTGCTGGCTTGGGTGGCGGTGGTGCGGGCTTCGGCCAACAACCGTTCGCCGGTCAAGGTGGCGCTCAGAACCTCGGTTTCGGTGGTGGTGCGGCTGGCTTCGGTGGTGGTCAGATTGGTCAGTTCGGGAACTTGGGTGGTCAGTTCGGTATCCAAGGGAACAACCAATCGCAATTGCTGCTGGATCTGATTCCGCAGGTCATCGATCGTGGATATTGGGATACCGCCGGTGTGGTGGGTGTGCCGCAAAATAACGACCCGTTGGCCGGTGATGTGGGTGGCGAAGAAGCGCGGGGTGCCTTTGAACAGCTCAACTCGCTGGGCTTCTTCCCGCCGGTGAATGCGTTGGTGATTCGTGGCTTCTCGCGTCGCTATGCCGCTCCCGAACGACCGGTTCGCAACGTGGGTGGTGGTGCGGTGATGGGTGCGAACATTCCCAAGGGCTTGGAAAAACCGGGCGCTCTGGTGTTCAACCCGAATCAAGCGCCGAAGCTGAATGGTGGGGCCGATCCGAAGAAGCCGGATGTTCAAGCGGTTGTTCGTGAAAATGCCAAGAAGCCGAAGGATCAAGTCGATCCGAAGCAAGTGTGGCAAGATTTCATCGCCCAAGGGGTGAATGATCCGCAAGTGGTCATCGGTGGAGCCGACTTCCTGGTTCGTGTGGGTGAATTCACGCATGCGGTGGAATTGCTGAAGGCGAGCCTTCGCGGTGGTGTGACGGCTCAGCCGTGGGCACACGAAGCGTTGGCGGTGGCCCTGCAAGCCAGCCAAGGTGCTTCGGAAGACATCGAACGAGCCCGCGTCAGTGGTTTGGACATCGATCCGACCAATGCCAACGCCTATCTGTCGGCCTCCAAGGCAATGATGGATCTGAAGTTGGGTGATGCCGCGATTCGCTTCTGCCAACAAGCCGCGAAGCTGCAACCGGAATCGTCCGAAGCCTATGCCAATGCGTTGGTTCTGGCGGGCGGGTTGGAAAACCCGAATACGGATGTCACGGTGTGGGCCGCTCGGAACTTGCTGCGTCGCGATTGGGCCAACGAATCGACCGACCTGCATGCTCAAGCCCAAGCGTCGCTGCTGAAGCTGGAACAGAAGCTGGCCAAGTCGAATCAGCCCGCGGAAGCGGCGAAGGTTCGCCAAGTGGTGACCGAACAGCATCAACGCGACCTGGTCATTCAACTGCTGTGGCAAGGCGATGCGGACTTGGACCTCGAAGTTCAAGAACCGATCGGCTCGAAGTGCAACCCGATGCTCAAGCAATCGCCCAACGGTGGTTTACTGACCGGCGATGTGCTGGAGCAAAAGTCGACGAGTCGAAGCGAAACCTACGTCGCCTCGGAAGCGTTCTCCGGATCGTATGCGATCCAAGTGAATCGCGTCCTGGGCCGACCGCTGGGCAACAAAGCGATGATTCGGGTGACCATGCACCAAGGACAGCCCAACCAGTCGCAAGAAGTGTTCTCGGTCAATCTGGATCAATCGGAAACCGTGAACATTCGCCTGGAAGCTGGCCGTCGGACGCAGTTGGCCCAAGTGCCGGTGGTGACCGAAGAAGACACCTCCGACACGACGACGATGGATCGCACCCGCAAGGCCGTCAATCGCCTGCGAGCGATGGCCGATCCGGTGATGTCCAAGTCGCCGGTGGCCATGACCGGTGGCGCGATGCCCTCGGGCATGAAGAAGCCGCTGGCGACCTTCGGCGAAGGCCAAGCGACGATGATGCCGGGCTTCCAAATGCAAACCCGCGTGGCTCCGGTCATTGAAGGCGGCATGGACTTCCAAGCCGAATCCAAGACCGTGTTGACCAGCAACGGCTCGACCGTGCAAACCAAGGTCAAGCCAGTGTTCCAAACGCTGTCCCAACAGCAACTTCGGGTGAAGCTCGACCTGATTCCCAGCGGCGATGAATAA